From a single Miscanthus floridulus cultivar M001 chromosome 8, ASM1932011v1, whole genome shotgun sequence genomic region:
- the LOC136472973 gene encoding transmembrane 9 superfamily member 8-like, translating to MRAPAMLRWAAAALALAALLAASPAAAFYLPGVAPNDFHKKDPLLVKVNKLTSTKTQLPYSYYSLPFCKPNTIVDSAENLGEVLRGDRIENSPYVFEMGEPKMCQIICKAKIDDKQAKELKEKIEDEYRVNMILDNLPLVVAIARQDRDATVYQAGYHVGVKGQYAGNKDEKSFIHNHLTFLVKYHKDETTDLSRIVGFEVKPYSINHQFEGPWNDKNTRLITCDPHASKLVVNSDTPQEVEAGKEIVFTYDVAFEESYVKWASRWDTYLLMADDQIHWFSIVNSLMIVLFLSGMVAMIMLRTLYRDISRYNQLETEEEAQEETGWKLVHGDVFRPPANSDLLCVCVGTGVQFFGMLLVTMIFAVLGFLSPSNRGGLMTAMLLTWVLMGLFAGYASSRLYKMFKGSEWKSITLRTAFLFPGIAFGIFFILNALIWGEKSSGAVPFTTMFALVLLWFGISVPLVFVGSYLGFKQPAIEAPVKTNKIPRQVPEQAWYMNPAFTILIGGILPFGAVFIELFFILTSIWLHQFYYIFGFLFLVFIILIITCAEITIVLCYFQLCSEDYMWWWRSYLTSGSSAIYLFLYAGFYFFTKLQITKVVSGILYFGYMLLASCAFCVLTGTIGFCACFWFTRLIYSSVKID from the exons ATGCGAGCTCCGGCGATGCTCCGTTGGGCCGCGGCAGCGCTCGCGCTCGCGGCGCTCCTCGCCGCCTCGCCGGCCGCCGCCTTCTACCTCCCCGGCGTGGCGCCCAACGACTTCCACAAG AAAGATCCACTTTTGGTGAAGGTGAATAAGCTGACATCCACAAAGACACAACTTCCCTACTCGTATTACTCTCTTCCATTCTGCAAGCCAAACACGATAGTTGACAGTGCAGAGAATCTTGGAGAAGTTCTGCGTGGCGATCGCATTGAGAACTCTCCTTATGTG TTTGAGATGGGGGAGCCCAAGATGTGCCAGATTATCTGCAAAGCAAAAATTGACGATAAACAAGCAAAGGAGCTCAAGGAAAAGATAGAGGATGAGTATCGTGTGAACAT GATTCTTGACAACCTCCCACTAGTTGTTGCTATTGCAAGACAGGATAGGGATGCTACTGTTTACCAGGCTGGATATCATGTTGGTGTCAAGGGCCAATATGCTGGT AACAAGGATGAGAAGTCCTTTATCCACAACCACTTGACATTTTTGGTAAAATACCACAAGGATGAAACTACAGATCTGTCTAGAATTGTTGGATTTGAGGTCAAACCATACAG TATCAATCACCAGTTTGAAGGGCCGTGGAATGATAAGAACACTCGTTTAATCACATGTGATCCTCATGCCAGCAAGCTTGTGGTAAACTCAGATACTCCTCAGGAGGTTGAAGCTGGAAAGGAAATCGTATTTACCTATGATGTGGCCTTCGAG GAGAGTTATGTCAAGTGGGCTTCTCGCTGGGACACCTACCTGTTAATGGCAGATGATCAAATTCACTGGTTTTCTATTGTGAACTCTCTCATGATTGTACTCTTCTTATCTGGGATGGTGGCCATGATTATGCTCCGCACCCTGTATAGAGATATCTCGAGGTACAATCAACTTGAAACTGAAGAAGAAGCCCAAGAGGAGACAGGGTGGAAGCTTGTTCATGGAGACGTATTCCGCCCTCCTGCAAACTCTGACTTACTCTGTGTCTGTGTTGGGACTGGTGTTCAGTTCTTTGGTATGCTGCTAGTAACCATGATTTTTGCTGTTTTGGGTTTCCTTTCGCCATCAAACCGAGGAGGACTGATGACTGCTATGCTGCTCACTTGGGTCTTGATGGGGTTGTTTGCTGGTTATGCTTCTTCACGCCTATATAAGATGTTCAAAGGATCAGAATGGAAGAGCATCACCCTAAGGACTGCTTTCCTGTTTCCCGGGATTGCTTTTGGTATTTTCTTCATCCTGAATGCTCTTATATGGGGGGAGAAGTCATCTGGTGCTGTTCCTTTCACCACAATGTTTGCCTTGGTCCTCCTTTGGTTTGGTATCTCGGTTCCTCTTGTATTTGTTGGGAGCTATCTGGGCTTCAAGCAACCTGCCATTGAGGCTCCAGTGAAGACAAACAAGATCCCAAGACAGGTCCCTGAGCAGGCTTGGTACATGAACCCTGCCTTCACCATTCTTATTGGTGGTATTCTTCCGTTCGGAGCAGTTTTCATTGAGCTCTTCTTCATCCTGACATCAATCTGGCTTCACCAGTTCTACTACATCTTTGGCTTTCTCTTCCTGGTGTTCATTATCCTCATCATCACCTGTGCGGAGATCACGATCGTGCTGTGCTATTTCCAACTGTGCAGTGAGGACTACATGTGGTGGTGGAGGTCCTATCTGACCTCAGGATCATCTGCAATCTACCTCTTCCTGTATGCCGGGTTCTACTTCTTCACTAAGCTGCAGATCACCAAGGTGGTGTCGGGCATACTGTACTTTGgctacatgcttcttgcctcgtGTGCTTTCTGTGTGCTCACTGGTACCATCGGCTTCTGCGCCTGCTTCTGGTTCACAAGATTGATTTATTCGTCTGTGAAGATCGACTAG